In the Hevea brasiliensis isolate MT/VB/25A 57/8 chromosome 8, ASM3005281v1, whole genome shotgun sequence genome, cttaatttgggTGATATATTATATTgctctcaattttaatttatactaataaaattaataaatattaacttAAATAAAAGTACAAGCAAATGCACAATGAAATGGCATAAAGAAATTATGTAGATCAAATTTAAatccacaataaatatcaattaagaaaatcacaaataataaattttaaaataacaaatTTCAACCATAAATCACAAACTAAGAAAATCACAAGGCAGGATTTCTGATGAACCCTAGATATTGGAGGTATCTGACAGGTCTTACGATGTACAAGGTAGTGTAATGGAGGTATCGCACTCAATGGGGGAGGGTGAAAAATGAATATAGAGGTCCCAAGTGGTCCAAATTTTTggggaaaaaaaaatggaagaatttTGTGGCACTTTTGAGGGATTTAGATGGTAGGGTTGTTCATGGTACAAACCGACTCAACCTGCGGTGGATTGAGTTGGTCgagtttatttaaattttgaacagACTTAATGGCGAGGAAGATAAGATTGTTGATGGTGACTGAATGAAGAGGAATCACTGATGgggtgttttaatttttttttcctttttgatatTAAGATTTTATATAGGTGTTCAGCTGAAAATGATGACTGTGTGAATTGCTAGATTATTAGAAATTTGATTTTGAGGGAGGGAGTTGGCGACAGCGGCAACGATGATAGCGGTAGCAACCATGATTGCGGTAGTGGTGTCTATAGCTAGTTGTTTTTAGGTATCTCTTTCTAATGATGGGCTCAAAAATTTTCTAAGGCTATGTTTGCCATTACTGTTGaaatagttgttgagaaaatcaattttttaaatatactaattagatattattaaaaaataatttaaaattaaatttaataaattttagtcaCAAGAAcgctaaaataacaaaatagtttttttcaaactattttttttcaataatattttaaaatgatacttttattcagaaaaacagTTTCAACTCTTTAAACGCAATGCCAAACAAGCACTAAAACTCTCTCATCTCATCTCttaatttattttctcttttttttaaaaTCTTAACCTCGCTTTAATCTCTTTTATTTTGTCCCTTATGTATGAAAATGGTTTAAGAAGAACACATGAAGGGGCTGCATGTTGTGATTCAAATTGAAGTTAAAAAGATATTGTAGTAAACTTAAATTGACAAGCTAGGGATAAAATTTAGCTATTAaattttccattgctccttagagCAAAAGTCATCTTTAACTTATGGTTTTATACAAGCTTTTGATGTTTTCTAACTTAATTTGAAAGCAAATCATGGTAGGTGAACTAGAAATTGTAGCATTCACTTGGTCCATGAAAAAAAGATGAAATAGGTTGAATACCATTTGATTCAAATAAGAAAAATTGAAtccatttaatttatattttaatttaattttttgtgaatTCAATTTTAAAGATTatctattatttttaattaaatcaaatcaaatctctACTTCTAAATTTACATTTCAAAAATGGCTTTGCAATCcacttaatattatttataattgaataaaatttcttattttttatatcaATTATTATTGTTTGTTCTTCCAAAAAGATTTTGCAGCTATTGTTTTAGTTGTTGGATATTATTAGATCAATATTCTTGATAATTAATATCTTAACTCAatgataaatataaaattatcttAAAGTGAATGTGATCATAATTTAGTTACaataatcacaaaaaaaaaagagtatcAGTAACAAATTGACGAATCTATTGATAAACAGTAACGAATTGACAGATCCATTGATAAATCTATCACTAATAACTAATTCGTTATCTCCAAGTCTATTAACGATGAAATTTTCAACGATGACCAAAATTCGTAGTTGATTTAAAAAATTGACTTTCAGCGATGAATTTTAGTCCGTCACTGAAAACCTCATCGTTAAACTATTACCGATGGATTCGTCGTTAATCAATATTTTCACAACGAAAGTTTTATCATTGCTAAATCTGTCTCTGGTACTTATATTTTTTTGTAGTGAGTCTTTTCTAACATTAAGAAAAATAAaccttgataattaaaaaaaaatgataataaaaaaatattgaaatgAAATTCTTAATAACTGAAAATTTGATGGTTTCATACTGGAGCTTATTAGCTtttgtatattttattaaatGTACAAAATTGTCTTTATAAAGAGTTACTAATTACAATTTTTAAAAGTGAATAATTAGGGTGATCAGAATATTATTACAAAAGAAACAATTACAGAATATCATGAGACACCCTTAAACTATCTATAGGCTAAaagtttatttattaaaaaaaatataaaaaataaattaatatataatatattattttaaaggataaattattattattattttatttttgaaaacaaGGATAAAGCATGTGTTGTGAGAATAGGTAGCCATGCTGTCATTTTATGTTTACAAAATAACAAACAAAAGCCCTTTTGCATAGGGAATGTGACCTTcacaatatttaaaattaaaatattttcaatttttttttgtaatttaattCTTTGAAATctggttaattttttttatatttaaattcaattaattgGAAATTTGACAATTTAGTTTTAAAATTGTTGAATATGGATTTGATATAGTGATAATCGTGCACTATACCTCATAGACTAGTCAAGTGTTGGATTTATAAAATCGACAGTTTGGATAGAATTTCACTTAGCATATCCAATGACTGAGGAGAAGTAGTCTTTTGTCGACTATGAGAGTAGATAGAAGATATCCTGatcagtgtatatatatatatatatatatatgtgcaaGTGTTATGAAAAGATGGTAGGCTCATGTAAGAACAGCAAATGTGGGGTTAAAGCACAAAGGGAGCAACAACCCATGATCAACAATAGATTTAGACAACACAATGGCCCCATATGCACCTAAAACTTAACAAGTAAGTTAATAGCTACTACTACTAGGTAATTATGTTATATTTCAACTTGATTCAATTTGCTTGTTGTGTTCATATTGTATATCTTTCCATCTGAGTTTTTTTTGGCTCTTCATCTCAGCTTTGTAAACAAGAGATACATTATAAGACTAGAATTGGCCATTGGTCCGGTTCGAATCAATCTCGAGTTAAAATTGATTTTGCATAATTCATTATGTTCGTTACATCGTCTTCTTTTAATGCTATTAATATCGAATATTTGAATCGAACtgtcaaatttaattaaaaattaaaaaatttaagacatTCAAACTTAAAAACCGTTAACCAAAATTGTACTAGATACAATTCAAAATCTAAACCATCCTCTGGTTAAGAATAAAGATTTTATGCACTTGTAATCCTTAGGCCTTGTCTATTAAGTTGATGTTTAGATGTCCCAATTTCCCTTTTCCTTTGCACCAAATCAACCGCAATAACTCCAAgctttctttactattcaaatgtaAGAATGACAACTGTTTTTAACTCAATTTGACTTGTCCTGCActcaattaatttttcttaattttgttttaattttgatATTGTGCGGTATGAAGAGGTCTTCCCACCTTGAATTTCTGTAATCCGtctaaataatattatattattattttttattaaaaataatttatttttttatttatatatttaaatattttcattttaaaaaaatatatgtatattatgaaaattatgtttaaaacttatatttttaacttataatttattttttaataaaataaatttaaattatgtaatgataaattaaaagaaaaaaaaaatcttatactgATCTTGATCTCCTGTGAGATAAAGATGGAAAGCGATCTATGCCTTCAACCTGTCTCGTTATCAttcttaaaacaataaaaatcataaatagtattaaaatgtTTGATAATAATGATTAATCATTATTAAGTCTCAATAAATTTTGCAAAGAAAATTAACAATACTTAACTAAAATATCAAACTAGCTAGAGTTAGCTGATATATGGATTCGCTTCTCTTAATCTAATTAATAATAATGGAAAAGGAAGTGCTAACTTTTACCATTGGATTTAGGCTTCAAAGGCACAAGGCTAATTTACTCTTTAGCTTTGCAGGAGGACCCAGTTGGACAAACACCCTTCCATCAGTGAGCTTAAGAATAAAGCCCCTTTTAGGTTCAATTGCGAGGAAAGCCCCTTTTACGctctttatttatttcattttatggaaGTTTATCGTTAGCTTTATGGGTGGATAAGGATCTCTTTTGTGTGGATCCATCAACAATAGTGAGGGAAGAAATTAAAACACaaagaatatataatttttagtgaattaCCTTTCTGAGTTATTCCTCCTTTTGGGATATGTTTTGGCATTTATTCATATTTCTTAATCATCTACTTGATTTAGCTCACAATAACACTATCAATGGATAGGGGGACCAATTTAGTTCTATTTACTTGGAGTTTTATGCATCACAACCAAATATTTCCTTCCCacttgtaaaataaaattattgttgTTGCCTTCTGTTGACCCCAGGTGGGAATATTTCAATAAAATGACATCTTACCTACATCTTTTTTATTTATGGAGCTTAAactattacattataaaaattagaattgtacctctattaaTAATTTAAACTTTTAACATGATAATAAGTGTTCGATTCTACATTCTTTAGTGGATATATTATTTCTTTTCACTTTTCAACTATATATATCTATTACCATATTAATTTTTATCTTGTAATTATTTTAGTGTAcataaactctctctctctctctcaatatatatatatatatatatatataagaaattgaTGAGAAGTGAAGCATCATTCCAACAGGGAAGTAGTGTCAGGAACTGCACTAATTAAATAGAAGACTCTCTGTTGAGCTTGGTTTGGTCTATGGCTAAAGTTATTGTATCATTCACCTTGAAGGTTGCGTAGGTTTCACTCCGTTAATTCCCCTATTGAGAAAAATGAAAAACCAAAGAACCCAGAAGCCTCTCCATCACCATTTCTGTGGTAGACTGGACGGAGATAGATAGCGTGGGAAGTTACGTTAAATAAGCAATGTTGTCTTCAAATTTGACAGAGACATCACAATAGTGTTTCCTTCTTGTTGAGTTTTCTTCTGAAATGCCCCTATTTCATATGTCTCTGTGTCAGATTGCGGGGGAAACTGGACTGATATTTATGCCCAATTCTATAATTCATCTTGTATATTTGGAATTTCagtcattaaattaaataattatcacCTAACAGGTTACTCATAAGAatgagattattattattattattattattattattattattaatcaagATTTAACTAGGTTGAGAGCACTcaagaattatttatttttaatatataagacAGATTTAAGGAGCACACCAAAATTTAATCTCGATTCATAAAAGCTGATATGAAACTCCTGctaattattttaaaaagattAACAATACCTCTGTgacaaaaatgaaaaaaaaaaaaattgaaagttgaattaacaaaataaatgacAATATTATTCTAATCGTTCAACTAATATTGAATGAATAATTCAATAATCATATATGTCTCGTAATGAAGAAAGTCGAGAATTTAAATTCTATGACCCACTTTAAAAAAACCTTAAATATTTATGATTAATTAACTGATAACCCAATTAAACAAACCTCAAATCTACGTTAGATTGACACAtcgaagaggaaaaaaaaaatctctcattTAATTAGATCCAAGAAATTAACTTTCTGAGAGAAACGCTGATAATAGAGTCAATACAGAGTTCTTTTAAAATTGACATAGATTTAGAACAGCAGGAGCGACGTCAGTGCAGATGCGCATATTGTTGCCAAATTGCCACCTGAATGGAAGACTAGACATGATTCATTGTTTTTGTAAGAGCGGAGAAGACTTCACGCTTAATCAAAACTGTGTacaattgattaaaaaaaaaaaaaaaaaaaacacaatgaACCAATCAACGATTACGAAACCCAACAAACAGGTAAAGGCGGAAATTCTTAGCAAATACATCTTCATGTTACACAGCCAAAAACACAAAGTTCATTCCATCAAGACCTTGATAAATGAAGGAATAAACATTAACAAAACCGCCCGGTAAGTGACGGTACTTGCGCTAATTACATCTCAAAGAGCCAAGGCTGCAGCAGCTACATATATCCACATTTTCAGAAACAAAAATAGATCTACAAAGAAAAAGGAAGACCCGAAATGATTACTTCATCAACTGCTCCCTTCTTTCATAATCGGATGCCGTGTATTATCATCATCAGAACATGACCCATCCAGGCTACTAGGTCCATCTCCAGACACGGGATTAAAATGCCCACAACTGCCAAGTACCTCTTTGTTACCATCTCTTGCAATGCCCTCAGACAATGAAACCAAGCCAATGGTGGCCATGCTATTAGCGATAGCATTCACATCGCTTGATCCAGTGTACAGTCCCCGGCTTCCAGTAACATGTAATCCCTGTTTCCCATCGGCACTGGTCAATACTACAGGCAAGACATCCATCAACTGGGGGTTACCTTGGGTTGAACTACTAATGAGTAGTCGCAGAGTTTCTCTTGCACCCTTTTCTACCACAGAATCAGGTTCAGGAATCAATGGATTGATGAGTTTTGGGTGCAATGGCGGGATAGTGCTTGAAATAGCAGGACCAGCACTCACCAGGTAACCTTGACCTGAAGAGCAAACATCAATTACTGGAATATGAACAATTGGATCGCACATCAAAGGGGTGAAGGTCGGGATCTGCTGAGAACCAGGCATCGGCAATCTAAGCAATGGGTCTGGCAGCAATGCAGGTAAATTTAATGAGGGAACATCAACCAGACTGAGAGGTGGTGCTGGAGTTAACAGACTGGAGGACCTGGCAGCTGACAATAATGAAGAAAGTGGTGGAAGCAAGGGGGATTCAATTGATGAGGTAGTGAGTTGTGGAGATGCTGGAGTATACTGCATAGTTGATGCACCTTCGGAGCACCAACAATAGTAAGGAGAGACAAGAGGTTGACCTGAGGAAGGTACATATGATGCCGAGCTCAAAGTTGGGGAGAAGGCCAATTTCCCTAGGGATTCAAGAAAAGTTGATGGCGCCACAGGACAACTCTTAGTTGCAGGTACTTCTTCATTTTCAGACTGATTGGAGCTAGATGCGTCATTGTCTCGTGGCAATGAAATCATCAGGTTGTCCACTGCTGAGAGATAGCTATCCCCACGACGCTTTAACTTATCCCGAGCAGCAGCACTTTTTAAAGAAGACAAACTTCTAGGCAGGCCCTCTTTAAAAGAACTTGATCTTGGACTGAGGCTTCCCTGATAAGACGTATTGGCTTTCATAGCCTG is a window encoding:
- the LOC110653561 gene encoding uncharacterized protein LOC110653561, which encodes MGNSRKQEFGDDGAERDDGDDFEDSLSVSSGVETSTVGSGTVSQGRSEIGLTELLVEDENGDLLLQRHDREDRVLQWLQALDMQFMGACRADERLKPLLKLNASSGMAEDRLLVHLNQHFEPSEVGMLARCFCIPLVSIRVGKINKRGTLLCPTASRGILNLTMLPTSDLRLSFIGDDGNTERLFTVSSKAERPAITVDEILEDSSGRSFHIKIADGRDCFFWCSEKSKLLGIELIAKMKDILKRRPSIAELTGISESRLDCLAIHLHSYILGNNTRESVAWIPASSSGTNLDPSDAASISSKPLRSRHVGSQAMKANTSYQGSLSPRSSSFKEGLPRSLSSLKSAAARDKLKRRGDSYLSAVDNLMISLPRDNDASSSNQSENEEVPATKSCPVAPSTFLESLGKLAFSPTLSSASYVPSSGQPLVSPYYCWCSEGASTMQYTPASPQLTTSSIESPLLPPLSSLLSAARSSSLLTPAPPLSLVDVPSLNLPALLPDPLLRLPMPGSQQIPTFTPLMCDPIVHIPVIDVCSSGQGYLVSAGPAISSTIPPLHPKLINPLIPEPDSVVEKGARETLRLLISSSTQGNPQLMDVLPVVLTSADGKQGLHVTGSRGLYTGSSDVNAIANSMATIGLVSLSEGIARDGNKEVLGSCGHFNPVSGDGPSSLDGSCSDDDNTRHPIMKEGSS